From the genome of Novosphingobium sp. P6W:
AGAGCTGATACAAAATCGTTACAAGATATATCTTGATGGGGCGTTAAATGGAGCTAGGGTCGAACCATCACGCGCCATCGGAGACTTTCATGGACGATAAAATCTCGGCAGTGCTGGACGGTTTTCACCAGCGGATCGCTAGCGAACAGGCCCAGCCCCGCCCTTCCTCGCCCGAGGACCGCGATGCGCGGCTGCTTGCGGTCGGGCCTGAAACGGGCCGCCTCATCAACATCCTCGCCCGCAGCCTGAAAGCGCCGACGATCCTGGAGATCGGCACCTCCTACGGCTATTCCGGAATCTGGCTGGCCGAAGCCGCCCGCGCATCGGGCGGCAAGGTCATCACGCTCGAACTGCAGGACTACAAGGCCGCCCATGCCCGCGCCAAGGCGGAAGAAGCGGGTCTGGCCGATCACATCGACTTCCGCGTCGGCGATGCGCTGGACCTGATCGCCCAGCTCGGCGAGCCGGTCGATTTCGTGCTGCTGGACCTGTGGAAGGACCTCTACGTCCCCTCGCTCGAAGCCTTCTATCCCATGCTCAACCCCGGCGCGATCATCGTTGCAGACAACATGATCCGCCCCGGCGGCGACAACGCCCGCGCCTATTCGCAGGCCGTGCGCGCCAAGCCCGGCATCACCAGCGTGCTGCTGCCGGTCGGCACCGGGATCGAAGTCAGCCGCTACGATCCGGCCTGAGCGCCGCCCAAGGAAAGCCCCCCATATGAAGCATGAAATCATCCGCCACCGCCACGAAACCCGCCGCCGCACCTTGAGCGTGGCGCACAAGGAATACCTCACCCCCGCGATGATCCGCGTGGTGCTGCAAGGCGAGGACCTGACCGACTTCGTCAGCCTTGGCGCCGACGATCACGTCAAGCTGTTCCTTCCCGCCGACGATACGGGGCAGGAACAGCGCCGAGACTATACCCCGCGCGCCTACGACGCCGAAGCCCGCAGCCTGACGCTGGACTTCGCCGTCCACGAGGCGGGGCCGGCCACCCGCTGGGCGATCGACGCGCAGCCCGGCGATGCCATCGAGATCGGCGGCCCGCGCGGATCGGCGGTCGTCTCACCCACGTTCGACTGGTGGCTGCTGGTGGGCGATGAAACCGCCCTGCCCGCCATCGGCCGCCGCATCGAGGACCTGCCCGAAGGCGTGGAGGTCATCAGCGTCGTCGCCGTCACTTCGCCCGAGGAACACCAGACCTTCGAAACCGCCGCCAACCACACCGCGATCTGGGCGCACCGCCCGGCCGAAAGCGCGGACGATCCGGCAGCGCTGCTCGCCGTCGTGCGTAACATCGCCCTGCCCGAAGGCGAGGGCTTCGTCTGGATCGCCGCCGAAACCACCGTCGCCCGCGCCCTGCGCGACCACCTCCTGACCGAGCGCGGCCACCCGCGCGAATGGTCGAAGGCAGCCGGCTATTGGCGCAAGGGCGAGGCGGATTCCCACGGCAAGCTCACCGACTGAACCTGCCCTACCGGCCGGGCGCCAGCAAGGTCAGCGCGAAGTCGCTGGTCAGGTCCAGCGCAAGGTCCAGCGCCCGCTCGTCCCGTTCGGGATGGAGCGGGCTCTTGTAGCTGTGGTCCCCGCTGATGACGGCAATCCGGTCGCCGCGCCCGCCTTGCGCGATGTAGCGTTCCAGCACCGGCACCGGGCAGACCGGATCGACATCGCCCATCACCCACAGCCGTGGCCGCGTTTCGGCGCCAAGGTCGGGGTAGAAACCCGCCGGTGCCTCGGCATCTTCCTTGGGATCGCACACCGGCGTCAGCAGGATCGCGCCTTTCACCTCCGGCGTTACGCGCAGGAGCTGCCAGGCGACGACCGAGCCTAGCGACTTGCCCGCCAGCGCGATGCGGGACGGATCGACCTGGGGGTCCTGCCGGGCGAGACGAAGGACCGTGCGCATGTCTTCGATCTGCGCCTTCTTGTCGCGCGGCTCTTTCGCGAAGGGCGTGCCGGCAACGCGGTAGGCCCAGTCGATACGGTAGACCGCAATCCCCTGCGCGGCGAGCGCCTGCGCCGTCTTGGCGAGGATCGGCCTGCGCATATCATAGCCCGATCCCGAACCCAGGATAACGGCGGGGAAAGGCCCCTTCCCCGCCGGCTTGTCGATGATGACCTCGACCGGCAGCCCGCGCGGCGTCGGCACCCGGATCGCCTCCTGCGCCTGGGCAGCGACTGCCGCCAGAGACAGCGTGGCGGCCAGCGCCATGGCTAATGTCTTCATATCGTAATTCCCCCTGCCGTGATGGTTTTTCGGTTATCAGGCGCGCAGCCGCACCGCGGCTTCCTCACGCCGGCGCACCGCTTCGCGCACGGCGGGGATGATATCGCGGCCATATTCGACAGCATCGTGATATGGATCGTAGCCCCGGTTGAGGAACGTCGTGACGCCAAGGTCGTAATAGTCGAGCAGCGCGGCGACCACGGTATCCGGAGTGCCGACCAGCGAGGTCGAATCCGTGCCGCCGCCGATCGCGGTGGAGGTGCCCAGGAACAGCGCGCGGTCGAACCGCTCGGACTGCTCGGCAAAGGCGAGCTGGCGCTGCCCGCCGCCGCTCTGGCCCTTGTCGCTGCCCCGGGAACCGCCCACCCGGCTGGCCTTGAGCTGTTCTACGATACGGTGCGCCTTGGCCCAGGCCAGATCCTCGGTCTCGGCGATGATGAGGCGCACCGACAGGCTGACGCGCGGCGCGGCCACCCCGTATTCGGCTGCCACGGCGTGCAGCTTGGCGATGCGCTGGGCGGTGTCCGCCAGCGGTTCGGCCCACAGCGCATAGAGGTCTGAGTGCTTGACCGCGACATGGTAGGCCGCGTCCGAGGAGCCGCCGACCGACACTGGCACATGCGGCTTGCTGAGCGGCTTGGTCGGCAGGAACGCGCCCTGGACCTCGTAATACTTGCCCTGGACCTCGTAATACTTGCCCTTGAAATCGAAAGGCTCGGCCGAGGTCCATGAGCGGCGGACGATTTCGAGGTATTCATCGGCGCGGGCGTACCGCTCGTTCTTGTCGATCAGCGTCTCGCCATGCTCCGGCTCGGCCGCGAAGCCGGTGATGGCGTGGAGGCGCACCCGGCCGCCGGTCGTGTGGTCGAGCGTGGCGAACGAGCGCGCGGCGATGGTCGGCGCGATCAGGCCGGGACGGTGCGCGATCATGAAGCCAAGCTGTTCGGTCTGGCTGGCGACATGGGCGGCAAGGAAGATCGGGTCCGCGCCGCCGTTGGCGATGAGCACCCGGTCGAACCCGGCATGTTCATGGGCGCGGGCAAGATCGCGCAGGTAGTTGAGATCCGGGGCCTGCCCATAGGCGCCGAAGGGGTTGAGCTGGTTGCGGGGGAACAGGCCGCCGACGAATTCAACTGGCATCGATCACTCCTTGCTTGTGGCGCATGGCCGATGTGGTCCGTGAAGCAACAAGGGTGCCAGTTGGTGGCAAGGCCGCGTGGCGCGCGGCTCGGGCTATCCGCAAAGCCGGTTTTGGTGGAAACGCCGCGCACCGGCAGGCGCAAGCTGGTGCTTTCGCAGCAGAGCCTGCGCGCACCGATGCGCGGATTTCATTGCAGGTGCGGCTCGCACACCGGGGTGATCTGTTCTCCGGCAAAGGCTTTCTTCACGAACGGTATCGAATCGCGAAGCGAGGCGTTGACCGTCGCGCTATGGCCCAGCCCTGCGTAGACGTGGCCTTCCACCACCGATCCGGCGGCGCAGGCGTCCTTCATCAGGGTCAACTGGTTGAGCGCGGACGGCGTCAGGTCCGATGCGCCCGTGCCGATGAAGATCGGGACCGGCAGCTTCAGCGTGGGATAGCGGCCATAACGCGCGGCCCGCTCGTCCGCCGTTTCGAGGAAGCGCGCGTAGCGTTCACCCGGCTTGGCAAGGAACGTCTCGGCGCGGGTGAACTGGCCGAAGGCGGCATCCGCCTCGACCCCGAACAGGCACGCCGTGCGGGCCTGCTTCGCCAGTACGGCGCCCTTTTCGGTGAACACGTCCGCGAATTGCAGGGTGGGATCGAACTGCTGCGCGACCACGAAGCCGAACAAGCTGTAGACGATCGCCTCGTCGAACACATTGGGGTTGGGCTTCACCGGCGGCGGCGGCAGCGTCGGCAATTCGGGCGAACGATTGTAGATCACCCCGGTGCCGACCGCGCCCTTGAGCGCGATGTCGGGCGCGTAAGTGGGCGCATAGGACGCCGCGCCGAAAGCGGCCGCGCCGCCCTGCGACTGGCCGACGATCACTGCGTTGTTGGCGATGCCCAGCCCGCCGTTCACCACCGCGCGGATGGAATCGAGCACGCCATAGGAGATCGCCGGGATGTTGATGAGCGGATGCGGCCCGGCGACGCCCAATCCCTGATAATCGGTGGCGACCACGGCATACCCCTCGGCCAGCCAGCGGTTGAGGTAGACCGTGTCCCGGTAGGACCGCCCTGCCCAGGACGGCGCGCAGATATCGGCAAGGCCGACCGTGCCATGCGCCCAGGCGATCACCGGCCACCCACCCTTGGGCGGCGTGCCCTTCGGCACGAACAGGGCGCCCGAAACGACGATCGGCGTCTTGCTGTCGAACCCGCTGGTCGAGGTGTAGAGGATGCGCGACTGGCGGGCAGCGTTCGACAGGCCGACCGTCTCGGGCAGCGGCTCGCTGCGCAGGAGCTTGCCCGGTTTGGCCGGGATCGCCTTCACCCAGTCGTAGAACGCGGACACGCGGCCATCGCCCTGCTCGGGATCGGGCTGCGGCGCACGCTGGGCCATCGCCGGCCCGGGCAGACTCAGCGTCACGAAAACCAACACTGCAAGGAGCGCCAGCAGAGCAACGGTGCGAACCGAGGGGTTGCGCCGCACCGGCGGAACTTGAGTATCGCGCACTGACATCATGGGAGGCCTTTCGCTGTGTCCAGGAACAGCCCTGAAAAGCAACAAGCGTGCCGTTATCGCGCTTTTTGGTATTATCCTGATTATTCAATAACTCGATGCCATCGCACGGCAACCCGCTACGGCGAATCCAACTTCCCGCTGCTCCGATCCGCGCAATCGGTGCGCTGACTGCGGCTGATGCACCGCCTGGCCGTATCGCTGCAGCCACTGTGCAGATTTAGACAGCCGGAACGCCCCGGACGCACGATCCCCGCCCTGACAGCCGACTGGCACGGACCTTGCTGAAATAGTCGGCAGGACTGCGACAGCGCAGGGAGTCATTCCGCAATGCCAATGCCAAGCCATGGATCGGCGCGATCCCGCCTGACCTTCGCGGCGATCAGGATTGCACCGATCGCGGGCATCCTGCTGCTGTGGGAGATTGCCGCGCTGAGCGGAATCTGGCCCCGGCAGGTTCTGGTGCCGCTCGAACAGATCGGCGCCACGCTGCTGGCGCTTGCATCGGACGGCGAACTGGAGCGCCACCTTTCCGCCAGCCTCTACCGGCTCGCCAGCGGCTTTTGCATAGGCAGCGTCATCGGTGTCGCCACCGGCGCGGCAATGGCGTTGTCGCGCAATGTGCACCGCCTGCTGTGGCCCACGTTCACGTGCGTGCGCCAAGTGCCGGTGATCGCCTTCATCCCGCTGCTGATCCTGTTCTTCGACGTGGAGGACAGCTTCAAGATCGTCATCGTCGCGATGGCCAGCTTCTTTCCCTCCGCCCTCGCCACGCATGATGCGGTGCGCGACATCCCCGAAAGCCACCGCGAAGTCGCGCGGCTTTACCGGATGCCGCTGGCGCCGTTTCTGGTGCGACTGATCCTGCCCGCCACCGTGCCGCAGGTGCTGACCGGGCTGCGCCTTGGCCTGACGCGCGGGTGGCTGTCGCTGGTCGCCGCCGAACTGCTCGCAGCCGACAGCGGCCTTGGCCAGATGATGGAGATGGGCCGCCAGCTGTTCCAGATCGACGTGGTCTTGGCGGGCGTCTTCGTGACCGGGCTGGTCGGCTTTCTTCTCGACAATTCGATGGTCCGCATCGAACGCCACCTTGGCCGCTGGAGGACTGCATGAACCGGCGTTTCGCATCGTTCGCGCTCGCGCTGGCGTTTCCCGCGCTGGTGCTGGGCTGGTGGGAATGGGAATCGCGCCAGGGTTCGGGCCATGCCTATGCCTTCGCCCCGCTGGGCCAGATCGCCCGCAGCTTCGCCGAAATGATCGCCGATGGCCGCCTGGCCCTCCACGCCGGAGCCAGCCTGCAACGCGCCCTCACCGCGCTGCTGATAGGCGGCTCCATTGGCATCGTCGCCGGAGTGGCCACGGGCCTTTCGCGCGTGCTCGACCGCACCGCGTCGCCGCTCATCACCACCATGCGGCAGGTGCCGATCCTGGGCTGGCTGCCGCTGGTGGCGCTGTGGTTCGGCAACGGCGACGGCGCCAAGCTGCTGCTTGTCTCGCTTTCGGCCTTCTATCCCACCGTGCTCAACACCCAGAAGGGCATGCAGGCGATCGAGGAACGCTACGCCGAAGTCGGCCGGCTCTACGGCTTCACCCGCCTGCAATCGCTTCGCCTGATCGCCTGGCCCAGCGCATTGCCGCTGATCTTCACCGGCGTCTCGCAGGCGCTCGCCTTCGCCTGGATTGCCACGATCGGCGTCGAGCTGCTGTTCAGCGCCAGCGCCGGGCTGGGCACCGAGATGATGGCGGCGCAGGTCGCCGCCCGCACCGACGTGGTGCTCGTCTGCGTCGCCTGCGTCGGCGTGATGGGTTTCGCGCTCAATCAACTCTTCGCGCTGCTGCGCATCCGGCTGCTGCACTGGCTGCCGGCTGCGGGAAAGTAGGGATACGCTCATGACCGACCACCGAACCCTTCGCGGCCCCGCTTCGGCCAAGGCCCCCGCCAGCACCGGCGCCGTGCGCATCTCCGGCCTGTCCAAGCGCTACGCCATGGCGGGCAAGGCGATGACCGTGCTGGACGATATCAACCTGTCGATCCGGCCCGGCGAATTCGTCAGCATCGTCGGACCTTCCGGCTGCGGCAAGTCCACCTTGCTGCGCCTGATCGTGGGGCTCGACACCGATTACGACGGCGAGATTCGGCTCGACGATACCCGCGTCGCCGGCACTGGCCTGGAACGCGGACTGGTGTTCCAGGATCACCGGTTGTTCCCGTGGATGACCGTGGCGAAGAACGTCGAGGTGGCGCTGCTCAACCAGAAACTGCCGCGCGACCGGCGCGAGAAGGTGATCGCCGAACACCTTGCGCTGGTCGGCCTTTCGGACTTCGGCGATGCCTATCCGCACCAGCTTTCGGGCGGCATGGCGCAGCGTGCCGCGATCGCCCGCGCGCTGGCCAACGAACCCAAGGTGCTGGCGCTGGACGAACCGCTCGGCGCGCTGGACGCGCTCACCCGCGTCAAGGTGCAGGCCGAACTCCAGCGCATCTGGATGGAGGCGGGCACGACCATGATCATGGTCACCCACGATGTCGACGAGGCGCTGTTCCTGGGCGACCGCGTGGTCGTGATGTCGCCGCGTCCGGGCCGCATCGCCCGGATCGTCGACGTGGACCTGCCTCATCCGCGCGACCGCGCCTCGCCGCTGCTGCACCGCCTCAAGGACGAAATCCTCGCCGAACTCACGCGCGAGCCGCGCGGCGACGACGGCACGCTGGTCAATTTCCCCGGACGCCCTCGTGGCTGATGGGGCTTCGACAAGCTCAGCCTGAGCGGGATTTGGCAAAGCGGCGCGCGGTCCGAAGCAGACCGATCCCGCAACCCCGCTCAGGCTGAGCCTGTCGAAGCCCAGCCCAAACCCCAAACCCAACCGCCTCCAACCCGCCCATCGGAGCCCACCATGACAAGACGCCACAAGTTCCTGGCCCTGCTGCTGCCCCTGTTCACACTCGCGGCGTGCTCCTCGGGCGGCGCGGAACCGGACGAGAAGGTGGTCGACATTGCCGGCATCGTCTCGCCCAAGGACGGCAAGAACGAATTCATCGGCGGCCTCAACCAGATCCAGCAGGACGGCTGGCTCGACGCCGAACTGGCGAAAAAGGGCTGGAAGGCCCGCTGGGTGCCGGTCCCCGCTTCCGTCGGCGGCCCGGTCGTCAACGAAGGCTTCGCGGCCAAGACCATCGACATGGCGGCTTACGGCGACCTGCCCTCGGTCATCGCGATGGCTGGCGGCGTGGACCTGAGACTGGTGGTGCCAAGCCGGGCCGGCTCCAACATCTACCTCGCGGTCGGCAAGGATTCCACCGCGCGCACGCTGCGCGACCTCAAGGGCAAGCGCGTGGCGCTTCACCGCGGGCGCCCGTGGGAGGCCGGCTTCGCGCGCTACGTACAGTCGCAAGGCATGACGCTCGATGACTTCAAGATCATCAACGTCAACGCCGTCGCCGGGCAGGCCGCGCTCACCAGCGGCAAGGTTGACGCGATCGTGCTGATCCAGGCCGAAGCCTACGTGCTGCAGGAAAAGGGCCTTGCCCGCATCCTGTGGTCCACCCGCGATGCGCCGGAAAGCTGGAAGATGATGGCCGGGACGTTCGTGCGCAAGGCGTTCCTAGACGCGCATCCCGACGTGGTGCAGACCGTGGTGACCGCTTTCGTGCGGCAGGCCCGCTGGTCGAGCGACGAGAAGAACCGCGATACCGTGCTGTCGTGGGGCACGTTGGGCGGAACGCCGCTGGACGCGGTAATCAAGGACGCCGAGAACAACCCGCTGCCCTGGCGGCAACGCTATTCGCCGCTGCTCAATGCGGCGTTGCAGGACCACTTCGACTTCGTCTCGGACTATGCCTCGCGCACCGGGCTGACGCGGACCAAGGTGGACGTCTCCAAACTTACCGATCGCAAATACGTGGACCAGTCGATCCGCGACCTGAAGCTCGAAGGCTGGTGGACCGAACCGGAATAGCCGCGATCGGCGTCAGCCAAGGAAAAACCCGGCGGGACCAGATGGTCTCGCCGGGTTTTCTTTTGTCCGCTTGATTGATCCGGGGCGACGGCTGCTTACTCGGCCGCCTCCAGCCGCTGCACAGCCTGGTGTCCCAGCAAGGGCAGCACTTCCTCGCCCACACGGTACGCTTCTTCCAGATGCGGCGTGGCGGCGAGGATGAACGAATCCGCGCCCAGACCGATCAGCTCGTCAAGCCGCGCCGCGACGTTCTCGTAGCTGCCGACGATGCCCAGCGCCGGGCCGGGGCGCAGCAGGCTGAACCCGCCCCACACATTCGGCGAAACGATGAGGTCGCGGTAGTCGCGCGCATCCGCCACGCCCAGCCCGGACAGACGCTGTACGCCCACGGAATCCCCGCGCTGACCGCCGAAGCTGTCACGGCTTTGCGCCTTCACGTTGGCGAAGCCCAGTTCGATCTCGCGCCAGGCTTCCTCCTCCGTGCGCCGGGCGACCACTTCGACGCGAATGGCGCATTTGATGCCGCGCCCGATCTCGGCGGTACGGCGCTTCACCTGCTCGAACTTCTGCGCCAGTTGCGCAAACGGCTCCAGCCACGACAGGTAGTAATCCGCATGGCGCGCGGCGGACTGCAACGCCGCCTCGGACGAACCGGAGAAGTAGACCGTCGGCAGATCCTCGCCCGCGAGCGCCGGGGGCAGCGCCGCGTTCTCGACTTCGTAGAAGCGGCCCTTGTGCGTGTAAGGCCCCTCCTTCCACACGCCCTTCATCACGTCGAGGAACTCGGTCGTGCGGCCATAGCGGTCGTCGTGATCGAACGGATCGCCCCACCAGCGCTGCGAGGGGCCGCCGCCGCCGGTGATGATGTTGTAGACCACCCGGCCGTTGGTGGCGCGCTGCAGGCTGGCCGACATGCGCGCCGCACGGACCGGATCAAGGAAGCCGGGCTGGAATGCGATCATGAAGCGGAACGCCTTGGTCGCCCGCGCCAGCGCGGCCGAGATCACCCAGGGATCGTCGGTCATCGGGAACGAAGGCAGCAATCCGCCCGCAAAGCCTGAAATTTCCGCCGCACGGGCGATTTCGGCCATATGGTCGAGGTAGCTGGTGCCGTCCGGCGCGCCATCGGCGAGGCCCGGTGCCTGGTTGCCCGCGGCCAACGGCGACCAGTCACCCCGGTTTGAACTGCGTTCGCGGATCGAGCTGCTGCACCCGTGAGTCGGGATGCGCCAATAGAAGTCGATGCTCATCTGTGATCTCCTTCAGGCTGCGACGGCAGCGGCGCGCAGGCGGCCGATGATCTGCTCGCCGGCAATGTGCACTTCGCGGATCTGGTCGGCGGCGGACAGGACGGCAATGTCGAGACCCGCCGCCGCGAGATCCCGCAGTTTCGCGGTCACGGCCTCGTACGTGCCCACCAGCGTCGACGGGCCGGGATCGAGATAGGCCGCCTCCACCGCCACGTCGCGCTCGTCGGCGCGGGTGAGCAACGGCAACGACGCGGCGATCCGCAGCGACGGGTTGGCCCGGCGCGCATCGCCGACGAGATCGGCCAAGGCATCGATGGACACCGCCGCGTCCAGCAGCAGGACTCCCGCATGGACGAGCAGGTCGGCGCCGGGCCCCTCCGATTGCCGCAGCCAGACCGGCGGACGCCGCCGTCCGCGTACCAGGCCGCCAAGACCGCCTTTCTCGACGATGAAGTGCTGGCCTTCCTGGTCGAATGGCCCGTCGCCCCAGATCCCTTCCGCAAGCGTCAGCAGTTCTCCGGTGCGCGCGGCGCTGTCCTGCGGCGCTACCGGGTCGCCCGCGGCAAGGCCGCGCGGGCCATCGATCAGCCAGGCCTGCCGGTCGTTCGAAAAGCGCTGCACGCTGGACGCCATCTTGGCGTGGTAGACGCCCGAGGCGGAACCCGGCGCGATCGCGGTGACCAGCCGCAGCCGCCGCGTCTCGCGCAGCAGTGTGCCGGTGACGATCCAGGGCTCCTCGCCCTCCGGTTCATCCGGGATGACCAGACCGTCGAAGCCGGTCAGCTCCGCCGCTCGCGCGACTTGCGTGAGGTAATCGTAATGGTTGATCTGCAGACGGCGGCTGCCGGCGTCGCGGGCGGGAACCCAGGCGCGCTCGCCCTCGCCCCATTCCGCGCGCCGGCGATCGGGCGCCGCCGTCGTCGACAGGTTCCAGTAGACGCTGAGTGCCATGGATGGCTTCCTTCGATCGATAAAATCCAACCTCGGCAAAGCATGGACCATGCCACCCGGCGTAAACTGCTGCGCGGTTTCAAAGGTTGGCGCAGACTGGCCGGTGGGCTGCTCAATTCTGCGCACCGGTCGTCGCGATCTGGACAATCGGCGTAGCGACCGCGCGCAAAACCGCTTGGCAACGGTGCTGGCACGGGGTTTGCTTTGCAGCGTACCGACAACTGGAGAGCGATGCCGATGCGACCGACCGGGGCCGAGGAACTTGAACGGATTTGGCTGGTGCGCTCCCCGGTGCCCGCCGCTTCCAACATCGCATGGTCGCTGGGCTGGCTGGACGAGGAGTTCCGCCGCGACAGCATCGGTGTCAGTTGGCTGCGCGAGGACCGGCTGCGTGTCGTGGAGCCGAACAGCGAAGACATGGCACGCAGCCTGTTCCGCGAAGGCGGCAATATCCCGGCGCTGGCGGCAAGGGCGCTGGGTGCGGAAACCCGCGTCATCGGCCTGACCTGGATCGATGAGCGACAGGCGATCATGGTCCGCCCCGGCCAGAACGTGTTCGAGCCGGAAGGCCTTGCCGGGCTGCGCTTCGCCCTGCCGGGTTATGTCTCCACACGCGGCGCCTCTGTGGTGCGCGGCATGTCGCTGCACGGGATCAAGAGCGCGCTGCGCCTTGGCGGGCTGAGCCTGGAGGACGTGCAGTTCGTGGACGTGCCGACCCCGCAGGTGGATTTTTCCGAACCCCAGATGATGCAGCGCATGTGGTCGGGCCTGCAGGCGCTGGCCGAAGGGCGGGTGGATGCGGTCTACGTCAAGGGCGCCGCAGCGGCAGAGGCCGCGCAGCAGCTGGGCCTCGAAGTCGGCATAGACCTAGACGCCTATCCCAGCCGGATGACGCGGGTGAACAACGGAACGCCGCGCCCCATCGTCACTCACCGCCGCATGATCGAGGAGCACTTCGATATCGTCGTGCGCTTCCTCCATCAGACGCTGCGCGCCGCCGACTGGGCAGCCAGCCATCCGGCCGAGCTGGGCCACATCCTCGAACGCGAGACGTTTTCCGGCCCGGCGGGAGTCGAGGCAGCCTACCGCGACGGCTTCCACCGCGCGCTGCATCCCGATCTTTCGCGCGAACGCATCGACATGCTGCGGGTGCAGGAACAGTTCCTGCGCCTTCACGGCTTCCTGGAAATGGCGGTCGATATCGACGCCTGGGTCGATGCCCGCCCGCTTGCCGCCGCCCTTGCGCTGCGCGCCATCGACCGCGCCGCCTGATAAAGACACAAGGAAACCGCCCGATGACCCAGACCATTCCCGCATCCGTCGCCGCCTTTGCCGAAGCGACCATCGCCGAGGCCGCCAACGCCTTCGCTGCGTTCCGCGATACCGGCACGATCACCGCGAACGGCACCGTCGGCTTCATCGAACGCGTGCCGGGCGAGGATTTCCTCGTGTCGGTGAACTATCCCGGCCCGTTCGAGCGCGACAAGCCGCTGAGCGCCGACATCTTCGGCCTCGACGGCACAGTGTATCAGGGCAAGGGGTTCGGCGCCCTGCGCTTTCTGGCGGTATTTCAGCAGCATGGCGACATCACCTCGCTCAGCCATGTCCACACGCCGAACCTGGGCGCGTGGTCGCAGACGCACCGCAGCCTGCCGTTCACTTACGTCCCCGTACAGCGCTTCCAGCTTGCCCGCGAAATCCCGATCTATATCGATCGCCGTCAGGACGAGGACGCCTTCATCCTCGAAACCCTCAGGACCAGCCCCCGCACTCCGGCGATTCTCGAAGCCAATGGCGGCGCGACGGTGTGGGGCTGGAAGGGCCTGCGCGACTTGGCCGAATTCATCCTGCTGCTGGAGGAAGGCGCCGACATCGCGATCCGCGCCGAGGCGATCGGCGGCTCGCGCGATTTCGGCCCCGGCGTGCTGCGCCAGCAATGGAAGATGAGCAAGCTGTTCGACACCGCCTTGCAGGAGGGCCTGCTGCCTGTCGCCGATCGCTATTGAGGCGTTCTGAGCGGCGGCTGCGATAGAAACGCTTGCCTTGGCCCCCTGTTCTCTACTATTCCTGTAGACAATGAGTCTGTGGGCATAGTGACGGCAGGGAGACACGACCATGGCGTTGGCGAAAGAACGGATAGCCGGACCGGCGGCAGGTCATGCAAACAGGACCATCCTGTCGCTCGACCCGAACAACCCCACGATCCCGGCCATCCGGGCGCGGGCCTTCGTGTTTTCCGATCCGCGATCGCGGGCGATGGTGCCCATGATCGAGCGTACCGCGCCCAGCGACGCGACCGTGCTGATCGCCGGCGAAACCGGCACCGGCAAGGAATTGGTCGCGCGTTATGTCCATGCGCTCAGCCATCGCCGCGACGGCCCGTTCATCGCCGTAAACTGCGGTGCCTTCTCCGAGGCCCTGATCGAATCCGAACTGTTCGGCCATGAGCGCGGGGCCTTCACCGGCGCCATGGACGCCCGCGCCGGCTGGTTCGAGGCGGCAAACGGCGGAACCCTGTTCCTCGACGAGGTCGGCGATCTGCCGCACGCGCTTCAGGTCAAACTGCTGCGT
Proteins encoded in this window:
- a CDS encoding siderophore-interacting protein, translating into MKHEIIRHRHETRRRTLSVAHKEYLTPAMIRVVLQGEDLTDFVSLGADDHVKLFLPADDTGQEQRRDYTPRAYDAEARSLTLDFAVHEAGPATRWAIDAQPGDAIEIGGPRGSAVVSPTFDWWLLVGDETALPAIGRRIEDLPEGVEVISVVAVTSPEEHQTFETAANHTAIWAHRPAESADDPAALLAVVRNIALPEGEGFVWIAAETTVARALRDHLLTERGHPREWSKAAGYWRKGEADSHGKLTD
- a CDS encoding LLM class flavin-dependent oxidoreductase; amino-acid sequence: MPVEFVGGLFPRNQLNPFGAYGQAPDLNYLRDLARAHEHAGFDRVLIANGGADPIFLAAHVASQTEQLGFMIAHRPGLIAPTIAARSFATLDHTTGGRVRLHAITGFAAEPEHGETLIDKNERYARADEYLEIVRRSWTSAEPFDFKGKYYEVQGKYYEVQGAFLPTKPLSKPHVPVSVGGSSDAAYHVAVKHSDLYALWAEPLADTAQRIAKLHAVAAEYGVAAPRVSLSVRLIIAETEDLAWAKAHRIVEQLKASRVGGSRGSDKGQSGGGQRQLAFAEQSERFDRALFLGTSTAIGGGTDSTSLVGTPDTVVAALLDYYDLGVTTFLNRGYDPYHDAVEYGRDIIPAVREAVRRREEAAVRLRA
- a CDS encoding dienelactone hydrolase family protein, which codes for MKTLAMALAATLSLAAVAAQAQEAIRVPTPRGLPVEVIIDKPAGKGPFPAVILGSGSGYDMRRPILAKTAQALAAQGIAVYRIDWAYRVAGTPFAKEPRDKKAQIEDMRTVLRLARQDPQVDPSRIALAGKSLGSVVAWQLLRVTPEVKGAILLTPVCDPKEDAEAPAGFYPDLGAETRPRLWVMGDVDPVCPVPVLERYIAQGGRGDRIAVISGDHSYKSPLHPERDERALDLALDLTSDFALTLLAPGR
- a CDS encoding ABC transporter permease — its product is MPMPSHGSARSRLTFAAIRIAPIAGILLLWEIAALSGIWPRQVLVPLEQIGATLLALASDGELERHLSASLYRLASGFCIGSVIGVATGAAMALSRNVHRLLWPTFTCVRQVPVIAFIPLLILFFDVEDSFKIVIVAMASFFPSALATHDAVRDIPESHREVARLYRMPLAPFLVRLILPATVPQVLTGLRLGLTRGWLSLVAAELLAADSGLGQMMEMGRQLFQIDVVLAGVFVTGLVGFLLDNSMVRIERHLGRWRTA
- a CDS encoding ABC transporter permease — its product is MNRRFASFALALAFPALVLGWWEWESRQGSGHAYAFAPLGQIARSFAEMIADGRLALHAGASLQRALTALLIGGSIGIVAGVATGLSRVLDRTASPLITTMRQVPILGWLPLVALWFGNGDGAKLLLVSLSAFYPTVLNTQKGMQAIEERYAEVGRLYGFTRLQSLRLIAWPSALPLIFTGVSQALAFAWIATIGVELLFSASAGLGTEMMAAQVAARTDVVLVCVACVGVMGFALNQLFALLRIRLLHWLPAAGK
- a CDS encoding O-methyltransferase, with the translated sequence MDDKISAVLDGFHQRIASEQAQPRPSSPEDRDARLLAVGPETGRLINILARSLKAPTILEIGTSYGYSGIWLAEAARASGGKVITLELQDYKAAHARAKAEEAGLADHIDFRVGDALDLIAQLGEPVDFVLLDLWKDLYVPSLEAFYPMLNPGAIIVADNMIRPGGDNARAYSQAVRAKPGITSVLLPVGTGIEVSRYDPA
- a CDS encoding lipase family protein, encoding MMSVRDTQVPPVRRNPSVRTVALLALLAVLVFVTLSLPGPAMAQRAPQPDPEQGDGRVSAFYDWVKAIPAKPGKLLRSEPLPETVGLSNAARQSRILYTSTSGFDSKTPIVVSGALFVPKGTPPKGGWPVIAWAHGTVGLADICAPSWAGRSYRDTVYLNRWLAEGYAVVATDYQGLGVAGPHPLINIPAISYGVLDSIRAVVNGGLGIANNAVIVGQSQGGAAAFGAASYAPTYAPDIALKGAVGTGVIYNRSPELPTLPPPPVKPNPNVFDEAIVYSLFGFVVAQQFDPTLQFADVFTEKGAVLAKQARTACLFGVEADAAFGQFTRAETFLAKPGERYARFLETADERAARYGRYPTLKLPVPIFIGTGASDLTPSALNQLTLMKDACAAGSVVEGHVYAGLGHSATVNASLRDSIPFVKKAFAGEQITPVCEPHLQ